In Myxococcales bacterium, a single window of DNA contains:
- a CDS encoding acetyl-CoA C-acetyltransferase codes for MPEAYIVDAVRTPVGKKKGSLAAEHPADLGAHVLKALIERNDIDPLAVEDVVFGCVDTIGPQAGDIARTCWLAAGLPEEVPGTTIDRQCGSAQQALHFAAQGVMSGTQDVVIAGGVQAMNLIPISSAMTCAEGLGFSDPFSTSKGWVERYGTVEVSQFNAAEMIAEKWDISREDMEKFALESHRRALAAIAAGRFKREIIPYGDMDTDEPPRESSLEKMASLRTLVEGGRLTAAVSSQIADASAALLIVSERALEQHNLTPRARIHHMSVRGADPIWMLTAPIPATAYAMEKSGMKLSEIDLIEINEAFASVVLAWQKETGADLDKVNVNGGAIALGHPLGATGARLMTTMLHELERTDGRYGMQTMCEGGGQANVTIIERL; via the coding sequence ATGCCAGAGGCGTACATCGTCGACGCGGTTCGTACCCCGGTGGGGAAGAAAAAGGGAAGCCTCGCGGCGGAACATCCCGCCGATCTCGGTGCGCATGTCCTCAAGGCGCTGATTGAGCGAAACGACATCGACCCGCTCGCGGTCGAAGATGTGGTGTTCGGTTGCGTCGACACGATTGGTCCGCAGGCGGGCGACATTGCGCGCACCTGTTGGCTCGCGGCCGGATTGCCCGAAGAAGTGCCGGGGACGACGATCGATCGTCAGTGTGGTTCTGCCCAACAGGCGCTGCACTTCGCCGCCCAGGGGGTCATGAGTGGCACGCAAGATGTGGTGATCGCCGGCGGCGTGCAGGCCATGAATCTGATCCCCATTTCCTCCGCCATGACCTGTGCCGAGGGACTCGGCTTCAGCGACCCCTTCTCCACCAGCAAGGGTTGGGTCGAGCGCTACGGCACGGTCGAGGTTTCGCAGTTCAACGCGGCGGAGATGATCGCGGAAAAGTGGGACATCAGCCGAGAGGACATGGAGAAGTTTGCCCTGGAGAGCCACCGGCGAGCTCTCGCTGCGATCGCGGCAGGGCGTTTCAAGCGAGAGATCATCCCTTACGGTGACATGGACACCGATGAACCGCCCCGAGAGTCGAGTCTGGAGAAGATGGCGTCACTGCGGACCCTGGTCGAAGGCGGCCGCCTGACCGCAGCGGTATCGAGTCAGATTGCAGACGCGTCGGCTGCGCTGCTGATCGTTTCTGAAAGAGCGCTCGAGCAACACAATTTGACCCCCCGCGCGCGGATCCATCATATGAGCGTTCGCGGTGCGGATCCGATCTGGATGTTGACGGCTCCGATTCCCGCAACGGCCTACGCGATGGAAAAGTCCGGGATGAAGCTTTCGGAGATCGATCTCATCGAGATCAACGAAGCCTTTGCTTCGGTGGTGCTCGCATGGCAGAAGGAAACGGGCGCGGACCTCGACAAGGTCAACGTGAACGGGGGTGCGATCGCATTGGGTCATCCGCTTGGCGCAACCGGTGCCCGCTTGATGACCACGATGCTCCACGAACTCGAACGCACCGATGGACGCTACGGTATGCAGACGATGTGCGAGGGCGGGGGTCAGGCCAACGTCACGATCATCGAACGGCTCTAG
- a CDS encoding SDR family oxidoreductase: protein MTSKICQDRVVIVTGSGRGIGRAHALEFARQGAKVVVNDLGAEADGQGNSTGPAGEVVNEIRAMGGEAVANGADVADFEAARELVKTAIDTFGRLDVVVNNAGFLRDRMFLKISEDEWDAVIRVHLKGHFCVSRHAAEYWRNESKAGNPVDARIINTSSGAGLQGSVGQSTYSAAKGGIATLTLVQAAELGRYGVTANAIAPAARTRMTEAIFSDMKAPEDGEFDESAPENISPLVVWLGSSESREVTGRVFEVKGGIIGTSDGYRDGPIVDKGGRWEPDEVGAAVQQVLEKSPIPQKVFGT from the coding sequence ATGACCAGCAAAATTTGTCAGGACCGCGTCGTCATCGTGACGGGTTCAGGCCGGGGGATCGGACGCGCCCACGCGCTCGAGTTCGCGCGCCAAGGGGCGAAGGTCGTGGTCAACGATCTCGGCGCCGAAGCCGATGGCCAGGGAAACTCAACGGGACCCGCGGGGGAGGTGGTCAACGAAATTCGAGCCATGGGAGGCGAGGCCGTGGCCAATGGCGCCGACGTCGCCGATTTCGAAGCTGCACGCGAATTGGTCAAGACCGCGATCGATACCTTTGGACGCCTTGACGTCGTCGTGAACAACGCGGGTTTCTTGCGCGACCGTATGTTCTTGAAGATCTCCGAAGACGAGTGGGACGCGGTAATCCGGGTTCATCTCAAGGGACACTTTTGTGTGAGCCGTCACGCCGCCGAGTATTGGCGCAACGAATCGAAGGCTGGCAACCCGGTGGATGCGCGCATCATCAACACGAGCTCTGGCGCCGGCCTGCAGGGCAGCGTCGGACAATCGACCTACTCGGCGGCCAAGGGAGGCATCGCCACCTTGACCCTGGTCCAGGCGGCAGAACTCGGACGCTATGGCGTCACGGCCAATGCCATCGCCCCGGCGGCGCGCACGCGCATGACCGAGGCAATCTTTAGCGACATGAAAGCACCAGAAGACGGCGAATTCGACGAGAGCGCCCCCGAGAACATTTCGCCCCTGGTCGTGTGGCTGGGGAGCAGCGAGTCGCGGGAAGTCACCGGGCGGGTATTCGAAGTGAAGGGCGGCATCATCGGCACTTCCGATGGCTACCGAGACGGACCCATCGTCGACAAGGGCGGGCGCTGGGAACCCGACGAAGTCGGCGCGGCGGTTCAACAAGTGCTCGAAAAGTCGCCGATCCCTCAAAAGGTATTCGGTACCTGA
- a CDS encoding acyl-CoA/acyl-ACP dehydrogenase: MNFAFNEEQEELRSMARTFLDENSGSEQIRNAMESELGYDPEVWRQIGAELGWTSVHIPEEYGGLGLGYVELVALMEIMGGSLLCAPFFSSVCLAANALLVAGSEEQKKEYLPGIAAGTTRATLAYSGSSGSWDASSVEVVARRTGDEFVLHGKTSFVVDGHCADLIIVAARSDGSVGREGVSLFVVPVGTQGLRRKLLPTMDLTRRLAEIEFDEMRLPASALLGEEGGGWPGLSRTLDLAAIALAAEQVGGAQRCLDLAVAYAKEREQFGRPIASFQAIKHKCADMMVKVESARSAAYYAGCAVAEGNEAELDTVAPLAKAYCSDAYFQVAADCIQIHGGVGFTSEYDVHLYFKRAKSSESLLGDATFHRELLAQRINL, translated from the coding sequence ATGAACTTCGCGTTCAACGAAGAACAGGAAGAATTGCGATCGATGGCGCGGACGTTTCTCGACGAAAATTCGGGCAGCGAACAGATCCGCAATGCCATGGAGAGCGAACTCGGCTACGACCCCGAGGTCTGGCGCCAGATCGGCGCCGAGTTGGGTTGGACCTCGGTCCACATTCCCGAAGAGTACGGGGGCCTGGGGCTTGGCTATGTCGAACTCGTAGCCCTGATGGAAATCATGGGCGGCTCGCTCTTGTGCGCGCCGTTCTTCTCGAGCGTTTGCCTCGCCGCCAACGCACTGTTGGTCGCCGGTAGCGAAGAACAAAAGAAAGAGTACCTGCCCGGCATCGCCGCGGGCACAACTCGGGCGACCCTCGCCTACTCGGGTTCTTCTGGCAGCTGGGATGCGTCGTCGGTCGAAGTCGTGGCCAGGCGCACCGGTGATGAGTTTGTGCTGCACGGCAAGACGTCTTTCGTGGTCGACGGTCATTGTGCAGATCTCATCATCGTGGCTGCGCGGAGTGACGGGAGTGTCGGGCGAGAGGGCGTGAGCTTGTTTGTCGTTCCCGTCGGCACTCAAGGCTTGCGTCGCAAGTTGCTTCCCACCATGGACCTGACCCGTCGTCTGGCGGAGATTGAATTCGACGAGATGCGTTTGCCAGCATCGGCACTCTTGGGAGAGGAAGGGGGCGGCTGGCCAGGGCTCTCGCGGACCCTCGACCTCGCAGCAATCGCGTTGGCGGCCGAACAAGTGGGCGGGGCCCAGCGCTGTCTCGATCTCGCCGTCGCCTACGCGAAAGAACGCGAACAGTTCGGTCGTCCCATCGCATCCTTCCAGGCCATCAAGCACAAATGTGCCGACATGATGGTGAAGGTCGAATCGGCACGGTCCGCAGCCTACTATGCGGGATGCGCCGTCGCCGAGGGCAATGAAGCCGAACTCGACACCGTAGCCCCGCTGGCGAAGGCCTATTGTTCGGACGCGTATTTTCAAGTTGCGGCCGACTGTATTCAGATTCACGGCGGAGTGGGCTTTACCTCGGAGTACGACGTCCACCTGTATTTCAAGCGAGCGAAGTCTTCGGAATCGCTGCTCGGCGACGCGACGTTCCACCGCGAACTCCTCGCACAACGCATCAATCTCTAG
- a CDS encoding SDR family oxidoreductase, producing MNNPLDFSGQVVIVTGGGRGVGLGITTRFLEANADVVICGRNELKSIPEVGGRKAEFITADVREVEQIESVVSFAKQRFGRLDVLVNNAGGAPEAEAATASPRFSEAIIRLNLMAPLNFAQQANAVMQEQDTGGVIINIASVSGTRPSPGTAAYGAAKAGLLSLTQSLAVEWAPKVRVTGIIAGMIRTELAHLHYGDEEGVAAVAATVPLERMGEPADVGNTCLYLASSLASYVSGTSVWVHGGGEKPAFLDAAKNKSDAGSSK from the coding sequence ATGAACAACCCTCTCGATTTTTCGGGCCAGGTCGTGATCGTCACCGGTGGGGGGCGCGGCGTCGGACTGGGAATTACGACGCGGTTCCTGGAAGCCAATGCCGACGTCGTCATCTGCGGTCGCAATGAACTGAAAAGCATTCCGGAAGTGGGCGGGCGCAAGGCGGAGTTCATCACGGCCGACGTGCGCGAAGTCGAACAAATCGAAAGCGTGGTGTCCTTTGCCAAGCAGCGCTTCGGTCGCCTGGATGTGCTGGTGAACAACGCGGGCGGCGCACCCGAGGCTGAGGCCGCGACCGCTTCCCCGCGATTCTCCGAGGCGATCATTCGCCTGAATCTCATGGCACCTTTGAACTTCGCCCAACAGGCCAATGCCGTCATGCAGGAACAGGATACGGGTGGCGTGATCATCAACATCGCGAGCGTGAGCGGAACCCGCCCATCCCCCGGCACCGCCGCCTACGGGGCCGCGAAGGCGGGGCTTTTGAGTCTGACCCAGAGCCTCGCGGTTGAATGGGCGCCCAAGGTGCGGGTAACGGGGATCATCGCCGGCATGATCCGCACGGAGCTTGCACATCTCCACTACGGTGACGAAGAAGGTGTTGCGGCAGTCGCGGCTACGGTGCCGCTCGAGCGCATGGGTGAGCCTGCGGATGTTGGCAATACCTGCCTGTACCTGGCGTCTTCCCTTGCGAGCTACGTGAGTGGGACCAGCGTCTGGGTACACGGTGGCGGAGAGAAACCCGCGTTTCTCGATGCGGCCAAGAACAAGTCCGACGCTGGCAGCTCGAAGTAG
- a CDS encoding MaoC family dehydratase, with amino-acid sequence MATIFNSPADLEAAVGKQLGVSEWLEIDQARIDKFADATGDHQWIHVDPERAKNGPFGSTIAHGYLTQSLVNYFLPQIIEVKGISMGVNYGADRLRFPAPVPVGSRLRGSAELIKVETVKGGAVQTTVRVTVEIEGSERPACVIDTISRYYPE; translated from the coding sequence ATGGCGACGATCTTCAACAGTCCCGCCGATCTCGAGGCTGCGGTTGGCAAGCAGCTCGGAGTGAGCGAGTGGTTGGAAATTGACCAGGCTCGTATCGACAAGTTTGCCGATGCAACCGGCGATCACCAATGGATTCACGTCGACCCCGAGCGCGCGAAGAACGGCCCCTTCGGTTCGACAATTGCCCACGGCTACCTGACCCAATCTCTCGTCAACTACTTCCTGCCTCAGATCATTGAGGTGAAGGGTATTTCAATGGGAGTGAACTACGGCGCCGATCGCCTGCGCTTCCCCGCACCGGTGCCGGTCGGCTCGCGGCTCCGAGGAAGTGCGGAGTTGATCAAGGTCGAAACCGTCAAGGGTGGAGCCGTGCAGACCACCGTTCGGGTCACGGTAGAAATCGAAGGCAGCGAGCGCCCCGCCTGCGTGATCGACACGATCAGTCGATACTATCCCGAGTAA